The window GCCCGCGCGCGCGGCCAGCAGGCCCTGATTGACCGAGAACACGAGCGTGACATTCGTGGCGATGCCGTCGTCCGCAAGCCGCCGGCAGGCCGCCAGGCCGTCCCATGTGCAGGGGAGCTTGATCACGACGTTGTCGCCAAGGGCCGCGAGCTCGCGCCCCTGCTGAACCATGCCGTCCGCGTCCGTGGCTGTGACCTCCGCGTTGACCGGACCCGGCACGAGAGAACTCAACTCGCGGACGAACGCCGTGAAATCCCGCCGGCCTTCGCGTGCCACCAGGGTGGGGTTCGTCGTGACGCCCGCCAGGACGCCCCAGGAAAGAGCTGTGCGTATCTCCGTGAGGTTGGCCGAGTCGAGGAAGAGGAGCAAGGGCGGGGCCTCCACCCGCCATTCTAGCGCGAGGCGTTGTCGACCTCAAGACCTCGCAGTTCGCCGGACTTGACGTTCCAGTCCCAGATCCACGAACCGCGCGGCCCGATCAGGAGATCTCCTTGCGTGGCGATGGCCCTGAGGGGCCGGCCTGAGCGGTTCCATTGGACCGCGAGTGCCCCGGGCCCTCCCGCGCTCACGGTCCCGGCCGCGGCGCGGCCTTTCGCCACCGGCGTGGCGGCATCCGGCGCGGACAGGGCCGTCCATAGCGTCCCGTCGGCACCGAACACGGCTCCGCGGACGACGTACCCGGTCGGCACCGTCCAGGCCGCGATCACATCACCGTCGGCGGTATCCAGTAGGAGGACCTGGCGCATGTCGCCGATCCCGATGAGCGCAGCGACCTTCCCGTCGTTGGACAGAACCCAGGTCCCCGCGCCCCCGTACGGCAGCTGGCGCT of the Clostridia bacterium genome contains:
- the fsa gene encoding fructose-6-phosphate aldolase; its protein translation is MLLFLDSANLTEIRTALSWGVLAGVTTNPTLVAREGRRDFTAFVRELSSLVPGPVNAEVTATDADGMVQQGRELAALGDNVVIKLPCTWDGLAACRRLADDGIATNVTLVFSVNQGLLAARAGAAYVSPFVGRLDDVGQDGMQLVRDLVRLYNQHGIGTKILAASLRHPRHVTDAALAGAHIGTMPFDTMRQLVRHPLTDAGLERFLADWRQLNS